gtctatatctatattataaatttatattattataatgcttgCTACTACGCCAAACTCGTTACCATGATTTTTTCTGTCAtttggattaaaaatatttttagtagtgTTACTCTTGGATGAACGcttcgatattttattaataaacacaaaacaCTTTTgccattttaaaactatttaacatCCTAACTTTCCAAAAACACTTAATAACAAAGACCAGAAATGttgttaggtattttattgcaaacttattgaattattcttagtgatttattttaaaagtatttaaaataatttgaagtttCGAATACATTTGATatcttatacttttatttccgATAAGTCTCGGTGATTGGtctcaatattaaattgaaattaaggACaacaaaagaaagaaaaaaccattaattcatgtataaataattaaaataaagccaACAATAGGTTTAAAGTTTgcaatttattagataaatataatgtatgtataatatgtattatctataatcattataatatgtgtattcaataatattgtaagtataatgtgcatattatgtagtatattaatatgtataatacattaataaatacaatttgataaaaatcgaatagaaaaattagtataataaaatcaagacACAGATATTGACATGCACATAGTgattaatgtacaattttcgttgtggtaataatattatggtttaaatgaGAGAAATCGACCTAGCCACCTAGGTATCCCTCCCCGGGATTTGAGAAAGAAATTGGgccatgatttaaaatatgaacatgttTCTTTGACAgttttgaattgaaaaaaaaaagaaatttgttttcagttttatatacctattatattatttacgcgTTTGTCTTGGTAACGATAATAGTGATCATAAAGTAGTTATTCAAATGTTACAAGAAAAGACATGTTAATGTCAATACATCGACTAATGACAACGATAATATGCTATTTAGACGTATTTAAAATCGGTGTAAAGTAATTTGATCGTGCGTATTGTGTTCACTGCGATTTGCCAATGCCTCAGTTCCTCCTGTTACCAGTAGTTGCGGGTCTGTTCGCTGTAGCGTTTTGCAACGGAGCTACAGTACGGTTGTTGAAACGAATGCGCACATCTTGCGTGACCATGTTGGGCGTCAAAAACTGTTGGAGAGTGACAACACCGTCCCGTGGCAAGCGGTCGAATGGATAGCCCATGGACCTGGCGTCCGGATAACGGGAATTAAGAACGCCACAGTAGCTAGACGCGTCGTCGCACACTTGTGCGTCTCCTTGCGCATTCGGCACCTGTTGCGACGGACAATATCGAGTATTCAAGCGcatcataaatgtatagtatttaatattgcaGTGTTTGTAtaagtgtaaataaatattaagttttttaaatttctatacctagttaacgtttataaaacaaaaaaaaaatcaaatatgatGAACGGCGAGCACTTTaaacaaactatataattttataatacaactaaatttattatacctataagacttattttcctataaatatatcaaatactttgaaaattatcTCAGTTGTTGCTAGTAGCTACAGTACTTGATATATTTACTCGAGTGGTCGAGTATCGAGAAAGTCATCTGAGTAGTCTTTTAAGCACATTTAAGAATTgagagtaaatatttttaagaaagcATTTTTTACATCATCGTATAaaggtacctaattaatattatagcttattATGGAAGGTAcgccaaatttttattatccttAAATACTGataaagattttatattaattattaatgtagtcataaaaataatataggaaaacattgtttttgatGTTACTAacagaattaattatttattcccaCAGCTTTTATAAGAGTACAAGTCTAATGTcagacattatataatatattatgttagacatcatatttttttatgataaagtaATACGATATAAGAAACATTTTCCGTATTTATAGGATTGCACACACGAATTTCGTCTCTTCTGAAATTCTGATAGATCAGTAAAATGtacacctaatatattatttatacgtatattataatgtatataactttGAAAATTCCACAAAATGGCACGATGTctgcaattaaaatatcaacatgaTATCACCCgtgttattttaaagtatttttttttttaacttaccgatgtaatacctatagatacaacacatagtataatataatatacatcgatAGTATTTATGTGTTTTGCTATACTCGACTTATGGGAAATATCCAAAACTCCGGTAGTCTAAATCATTTATagtgtaaacatttatatagtaaGAATTAGAGTGCAATATCGACTGTTTTGAtcttttaatcttaaattataaataattgtacttgTAATAATCGAAATGTATACCTGATCATTTTCACCATTAGATACCATAACAAACAATTGACACTGGAACCCATCTACTGATCCCTTAGCTATCAACATGTTTTGTGGCCACCCACAACCACAAAAGTTGAATGTTGCCGCTGCATCTGTATTGGCGGCTGGTCTGTTACTTCCTTGATTTCTATAAGTTACTTCATGTGGTATAGTAACTGATGATTCAATTGATCGACGAACGATTTCGTTTCTTCCCCTTTTTACtgtacacatatacataaaacaatcGGGTAATCACTATAGGTTCAATAGTACACCATTTGGTCGAAagcattgaattataatagtttataatacactataatacatactatataatatgcgttaaTTCCATTTATAAgactaagaaaataataacattttcggttgaataaaaaaatacaactatttttactatgtaaaatataatgtataattattatctattattatttatttgtcatttcagttataaatatcataaattaagctaaattataaaaaaatattatatattacgtgactaggctttaaatttttaattataataaaaaacaaatttatatacgaTTATACGAATCGGTTATTTAATACACGAACAAAGCCGAGTTATTCAGTTAGTATATATCactattatttcatttgtttaatactatttggtacatcattttatttttcttagcttttaattattatcatatttacgtGATTAAATATGGGCAATaataacctaataatatacctgtgcgtgtaaaaattaattcaaatttggtGGTTAGGAAATTAATTgccaaacattaaaatattaaagcttagtaattctttaatttaataacgataTGATCGATGGCTAGGGTTTTTgaattgctataatataacagcTACCGATATTGGCTATATCTTATTAATACACCAGAATTTAGcatattaagcattatttaagaaaataaaaaatatattcaaaacacTTACACGATACACTAAATCTGTCAAGTTCAACAAAAAGTTTTCTTTGTTCTCTGAATAAGAATGGTAAACCACGTTCATCAAATTTAGGTGCCAAGAAGATACGAACTGTTCCAACTCGCTGATTTCCATTGTTCTCaacctataaatttaaataaaattatcactaaactatattagataaattaagtcataaaaatgataaaattccaaattaactttttataactcGACACGTTATAGGAGGTACTACTAACTAGTGctattgtgatattttaaatttaaacgcatagttaatttaaaaataaataccatacggtattatgacaaaatatataagttggTATACTTACAACAATCTTATAATTGAATGGAGCGTGTTGTAAGTGAGTAAATCGTGCAAATACAGATCCACGTGGCAAAAAGTCCAAACCTCTAGATAACTCAGTGTCACTTTGCTGCCAAAACGTCGCAAATTCATTACGCGGTAACCCAGTAGCTGTTACTTCGACGCTTTGCACATTTACGCTGTCGAAGcccaactaaaaaaaattaaacatttatgtttaagtttaatagttaatatatatatatatatatggattttacattttgaacaGTATAACTTGGTATGGTAGATTTAAATTCTTGGAATATATCATCAATATATGCGTGCCAGCGATAAAATACTGGATCTCGCATAGCTGTTGCTGAGTCACCCATAACGCCATAGTTTTCCTGAAAATAATcaagtattttgtaaaattgattgaattatattttttattaaacaaaaaaatccgTTCTTACCAAAAATCTATTATCAGGATCGTGAATATAAGCGATTGCATTGTGACCGTTATTATGAAGAGAACCatataaatttggattttgacTTAATATACTAGCTTCGATAAGATTTCCTAATATGTTTATTCCTTCATTTTCAGTTAATCTAACTTGTTGACCAGCAgtctgtaataaaataacattttatacttcatcaagaggatgtcagcgcaatatttattttttctcttagACCCATATGCAAAATAGGTAAAATGCATTtgcataaaatcatttttttatgatttctgagtaattgttaattttatatacaacttaaaaaaaaattgtgaatacaatggaaattaaattgttttgagacagtataaatctaaaaaaaaatatatatcacactcataaaaatattattttctatcttttttattattaaaaacatgaaataaacGATTTTGAGTGAATGCATTTTGTCAATATTGCACGTGGGCCAGAGAGAGAACACAAACAATGCGCTGATATCCTCTTAACACCATTATggcttaatgattttattataatatgtaggtttaATATAAGAGGAAaagcatattatttcataaagttctgatttttaatattttatcaaacggctaaatttttctatatattttttcatactttttCAACGTTgtctattattaaactttttggtattgaaatttttgtgttaaatatttgacCACTTAAGTTTTaccgtaatatatattttagacttaTACAGAAAATCAAAGTTAAACTCATGTCTTTTGCCTttctacttttaatttatatcttgTAATTACGTTGATAATAAATCCAGAATGAATAGCATTGAACAGACGGTCTCTCCAACGCACAAGATCTTCTATGTCAAATGTGATTTGTTCTACTTCTCTGCTAATATtctgttgtatatataaaaattaaaaatacacgcatgttaaattgttgtatatatagtatatattatgcattaaaaaaatgcatagtataataataatattgtgtttaaagtCATagcatattaaattcaaatattacttttagtaCTGCATTGGCAGGTCTTGGAGGCCACACACGATttgctaaaatattatctaattttggGAAGTAACCCTCTGCAATCGGTTCATTCCAGTTGGTCAAACGAACTACTCTATTCAAATTATTGCTTAACCGTTCCATGTTGTATctaaattgaaatgtataaatatgcatattgttataatatataatataatatacgtatatatacgaatactatatatatgtaactatattaGTTGTACcgcaataatatatcaacgcacaatatatacctataccaaaacagcaataatataactattatctaTCTAATCATTATTCACCTAGCTATAATTTGTTGGtgcatgtaaaaaaataattcaccaCGCCTGTccttatttacaatattgagCGGTCCGTCGAACGGGTAGACCAAATGCCAATGCCAGTGATGCAGGTTGATGCCAATGTCTTCGCGGAAATAACTAATCCTGTGCTCCAAGTCCAGGTTGTTGGCAGAATAATCGTGCGGTATTTCGATTGGAGTCTATtgcaaaaacatatatatatatatatataatatatttattgtaaattaactgTATAGACTAGGTAGCAGGTATTAGGTATAGatacgaaaattattataatattatggtttttctTCTTGGacatttatataggtaggtatagttTAAACCAAAATGCGTATTTTATGACCTCGTGATCTTatagaaacaattttatttcacatattttagacttttttagaaattcatatatgtgttataaaaatgtataatatatatcatatatgtatgtttattaagAAGAATAAGCAATTCAAACGGAGGTATACAAACTATATagctttattcatattataatattattataatgtgggTAAACTTCACATAGgacaactttttattattgccctatttttttagataaaagtgTAGAACTACGTAGtttgcattataaaaatattttattttcataacctaattttattttatttttaaattatctataaaatataaaagccattacaataatcaatgcggaaattatacatttttagttttatcacTTGtaactaacctaaccttcTCTTAATACCCATGCGCTGTtcatattgtacctatataggtacacggaTAAAAGCCCCACGCTGTGAAATTAACTTACCCTAGAGCCGGCTTGAACCACAGCCGATTCTTCTCTGGCGCGGCTGAACACCGAAGAGTCCATGTACAGACTAGGAAACATTTCGGAGTGCGATGGTAGTCTTAAATTGCGAGTGTCGGGTCTGTGTATTATTACTACGGACAGTGCGTAAATAAACATGTACGGGTTGATCCGGTCGCGACAGTACACGGAAAGTGATAAGAGTTCGTCGAACGATTTCGTGTCTGAAAAAAcgtagatttaaattttaactataattattattaacaatatgttattgtttaaaatcatttaaattaggtactatcatattaaaatagtatgtgtttcactaaacaataattgtttttaatattattagctattactttattagtcaTTATCCATTATTCATTACTTATACTACACGtgcatttatttgtttatattatttatactaactcATAAGAATCTCGATGAGCTTCGAGGCCATTTTACTGTGGGATGGGTTGAAAAGCGAAAATGGCGCATCTCTACTAAGTCCTAGTGGAATCGATAAGTCAGGAATATTGTTCAACTTGATGATTGGAATGGTTTTACCACCGGGAAAACGAGTTTGAATGTCCGATGCCAATGGCTTGTAACGGTCGATctgaataaataagaataaaaaagacaaatatattatattattatattcaaataggtttcgtaatattattgtggtatcgaataatatttactataatagtatttttattataaatcggaaaccatcattatatatataggacgtaagtacataataatatttaaaaacttaagttgaagtattttttaatttcttaatttcaAATTGATGCGTTAAACGTTGAattaaatggtaaataataataataaactataaaaacaaacgtATTTTACTCACCAAGTATTCAGTAGGCACATCGAAAGACACATTATCATCGCCTTTCCCAATGAATATAGGTTCAGTAGGACGATCgaacaagtataaaatattatttttgtctgtCATGATATTCCTTTCTATTtcctttattttatacatgtaaCATAAGAATgagaaaattaagtttatataaatgttaatgatcaatattagtataggtatattataattttatatttataatgcatgttattttttatgtgcaTTGCAGtagatatttatgaataaattaaacgttttaatttaaaaatgttaaatgtactAATCCCagaagtttaattataaaatataattcaatataaaattaatgtttcaataattatactataatttatatttttactcgtAATGATAGACTAGACTTATgctatataattagtattatgttaACGCGGTTTGTCACGTTCACATAACATATAAGCATAAGTTGCATGgcacatactatatatagtcTTATAGGCTTGTCTACGGGAGAGACAGGGTCCCATCGACTTATTGGAGGATTTTACCAGTAAAAAGTACCTAACCAGTACCTAACTCATTGGtcaccaattaatatttttgaagggtCACATTAGGCTCGTCATTTTCAGATGGGGCAAAGCAAATTTTTGAGGGGGCATTATATATAGtctttctaatatttttaatattattaggggGGCAACGCCTCCATTGTCCCCCTCCCGTGGCTACGGGCCTGGACCACATTAGGAATCTGAAAATTTTTCGCGGGCCATTAAAATtctaagtacatatttacattaattaaaaaccaataataactaacaaaaataataatttacaatcataaattcataacacatacattttgttgtaatacctatgtgttatttattctttgtcTGTGGGCCGGATAAAATGTGTTCGCGGGTCGTATGCGGCATGTGGGTCGCCATTTGGTGACTCAAGACCTAACTTATGTAgtatgtaaaaactaaaattttacaatttgccTCCCCAGGCCATGGAGGTCTGGACACGCTTATGTATAGCCTATAGGCTTTACCTCCCGCCTTTTCTGAgaccacatattattatagtacatacaattatacaaaataatatcaaattaatatagccAAACTACACCTATGATaaagttgtaaattaataaattgttgtcgATATATTTACTTCTGATACATTTCACTCGATAAATAATGGATAtcttaatgaaatttataggcaatattatatatagcggGTAGGTAACACTGTGATATTAAAATTCCCGATGTCGGAAATGGATAAGTAATTATACGTAAAACTACAAAAGTAAACTCTCCCCCTTgacaaattaacatatttttaaaagtaagtcTTGAAGAACTAAAAGTAACagtgtataaatcataaatgtataatattttgttataaactaccttaggtaaaataaattaatctcaATTCATGGTTTAACTGAGAAAATcgtaatatgataaatgttaTTGGTATGATGTTTCGGTAACGAAATATTACAAgatcttataacttataagattcTATCAAGATTTAAGATTCTATAAGCTAAATaggtagtacctatatatttaatattatatattagattatcatatattcaaatttcaagtGTTCTAACTATAGAAACCTATTGTAGGGACATtagttcaattattatacaattggttaatttttttttttttaatagaaaatcaaataagaattttttttttttaattataaataggttttaATAGACTTTGTCACAATACATGTAAACatgttatagtatattgtagcTATGTCAGTCTTTaaagttaacaatttattgtagtaCAGTAAAAACTCTTTGTAACGAGTTTCGTTATAAAGAAAAACTCTATAGaacgtaaatattacattaataaattggtttgatttgtaacttattatataattcttataCCCTCTATATTACGAAAATTCTCTATAACGAAAGAAATCTTTTGGTCCCTTCAAATTCGTTATAGAGAGTTTtcactgtatataaaaatgacacTCTCTTTAATGACAacaggtaaaaaaattaatacaatcaattaagatttttttaattttaaaacatttagaaaCTACAATGTTATACGAAAGactaatttatcttttatttatcttctattttaattttttttataaatagaaatatttatacttggtacaataagtataacaatttaatgcaCGATCCCGCAAAAGTTGTATCtaattacatttcaaaatattgaatatacgcaagtgttctttttttttttgaatattccaagttattttttttatacctaattaaataaaaagcgaaaattttagttattttgtttcaattaaaaaaaattttgaaacttttcgtcactgcatatattattatttacgatagGTATTAGATTGatacaaaataagttttaaaatattaagaataatttgaaGCTATCAATACCATGAATATGAACCTATTCACATAATTTACGGTAttggctataataataagttatgagTAAATAACGGCTATACTGATATtgcattaaataatgttataataatacgttttttgaaacaaaaatatttcattcataTTAGCGTATTACTAtgagtaatataaatttaataacaatataaataaataattaaatattcttagaaATATAGGCTGACACATTTTGATTTTccgttcaaaattaaaactttgaaatgtttcaatgtgcatattatatatttgatatataataataatataaataaaaaaaaaattatgtattattattaaatttaaaatatgtttataatgattaattatatatatatacataattaccaGTAgtgtctgtataataatatactgtttaaaCTTCAGTATTGActgtagaatatataataatatacacttacgTGTATATTGAACGAGCAGAAAAATTTATTCGACTGATGATGTCCTATGCATTAATAGCGCTTTTATAtcgaattttgaatataaaaaaaatcaagtataCTCGTATCATATAATTACGACTAGTTATTGTGGTGAACAATTCATATTTCCCAGTTGAAAAAGACCTAGACCACATGATATAATTCCGTTTCCGTGTTgattggaatattaaatattaatatagacaaCTCTGTAGCGAGctcttgtattataatatgcagcaATTAGATTATTTGGTAtgcattatttgtatattaaatctcTGGGAATTTTCGGAAACTAAAACAGGAAGTTGTTGTGGTTATTCATATTTCGATAACTGGCTAATCTATAACTTTAACTACTGTTTTGCAATTCAGagcttataatttaacataaccaTCTATAATTTTTCTCACTGCACGATTAGCATATCGAGTGTTAAAAGACGAATTTCTATATTAACCATCGTGATTATCTAAACTGCAAAGTATAGcgtagtatataggtatagcagtacctaaatttaaatgacatttaacataattcaataaatgtatttggtagctaaataataaatatattatattagagcgCGGATTTGTATACACTAAAAAGTATCGAAATatgccataatataatatgcagtaaaaatcatgaaaatatgtaaaaaaaaacatgcaagaattttttatttttttaaaatttacaaattaaacaacttataataatcaattacttaaatgcttaataaaaacaatttagggAATTTTCTGAACaacttaatgtatttttaaaattttatttattattaaaatgaataatcataTGCATTTTGAGTTTTTCTTCTATGAATTTATGACGTTTGGtggttaacatatttttaaagactgAGAACGAATGTTTGACGTCAACCGAAGTTATTGGGGCATATTTGAAGCAACTTAGTATTATCGGGTCTTGATAAAGATCTTCGAGCTAAACGTTTTCGCCTAATAGTACTGTTATTAACTTAAACACACGTTTATTTTCAGCATATTCACGATTTACGGACAATGACAAACGATGTAATCGAGTGCCGAGTGGTATGTCGATAACTGACTGACACAGCAAGAGCGATTAAGTTTACGTCGTAACTCGTAATcgataatatatcttataaataaatatatataatttattatttaataactataaaatttagttttcatttttctgcttgataaaatattattttatacatttttttttaaatttctgctTCAATATGCaatcaattttgaatttttccaaaatatgcaataacatttaaatatgcagaaatataaaaaaaaataaattcaccattattttcaaattatgatgATTCGTGGAGATAACTaacaaaaatccaaaaaatattaaaaggaaaaaaatttacaattgcaTAGAAATCCGCgctctaatttataatatataataatataataagactgACATTTGacaatttgagttttaaaaatgaatttataagtgTATTTTGCCATGAGTAAGCCATTGTAATGTAGTAATGtactaatgtatatttaaaattataattcaatgataaaacattgcatatgaaaaaaattctgaatGGACGGTCTATCAGCCAACATTACTATGaacactaaatatatattttatgaaatattcataTCGTCATattgctaatattattatagtagatatCAGAAatctattttactaattagttAGTATAAAACGATGAGTTGAAtcaattcttataaaaaataatacactttgTTCGATACcgggatatatttttaaagaagaaTTTACAAATTGACAGATAGTTTCATTGGTACCCACTAGTTCCttacatgaaattaaatatgatttttctgGGTTTCCAtctaatttactaattaagaAGACGTTATAGCCACAtctgttgtctctgtcttactaatgtagatcataacaaattttcgttcagcagaacacattttgtgatgttagctttaatattagagtaaatatatctattatcaaatttaaaggtaaaaatattatctagggaATCTTataggcttttattgatatattaaattttaagtgagttatggttatgtaaattattaaaacttttttttttaactttttttaaatttttaaacttcttTAGATCATAGATCATAGATCACTTCTTAGATCATATAATCTAACCAATAATGAAAAtccataataatgttattatttttatattataaaattagttaagaAATATAgatttgtacatttaattacgtaaaatatacaaaattgcaaaaaaattgcaataaattgcaacataaaattaaataaaaagactGTAATCAATACAAATCGTGACACAGATTTGAATCATTTGATGAtacaaataagttaaatatcaattagatccaatgtttaattataactttatactgtagtttatataagtaattttgtaaaaataggaatttaaaatgtcttaaaaaaataattgctattatacatattttagatattatggtTTCAGTATGAACTACTTATGGTTATGAAGAATCTTgtattgattttcaaaacttaatagATACAAAAAGACAATTTTTGCAATACCAACGCattttgacaaataattataaaaaaaattgtgcataggtatatatttttaatatttttatacagatttaaaaataacttttgagtgtaattttttaattttcaagcattttgACCGAgtggatttttttattgaaatttaaagataaaaaaatgaaattttctcATGACTATATAATCTCAAAAACAgctaaataagttttatcgcataatgaaaataataatataattatttggttatttcttttttgaaatacaataaatatcaaaaattgtttgaagagaaataattatttaacgggTAAATATCgaatgttgtaaatatttgaattttgatcatacaaaatatgtattcagcTATcagatagaattttttttgaatttataagttgaaaattaataatgaacttcgtaattaatttttaaaacttaggtataaaaaaaaaaatttaactttcaaCTACAAAATCATTTACTAATTTCC
This genomic stretch from Rhopalosiphum maidis isolate BTI-1 chromosome 3, ASM367621v3, whole genome shotgun sequence harbors:
- the LOC113559101 gene encoding phenoloxidase 1-like, coding for MTDKNNILYLFDRPTEPIFIGKGDDNVSFDVPTEYLIDRYKPLASDIQTRFPGGKTIPIIKLNNIPDLSIPLGLSRDAPFSLFNPSHSKMASKLIEILMNTKSFDELLSLSVYCRDRINPYMFIYALSVVIIHRPDTRNLRLPSHSEMFPSLYMDSSVFSRAREESAVVQAGSRTPIEIPHDYSANNLDLEHRISYFREDIGINLHHWHWHLVYPFDGPLNIVNKDRRGELFFYMHQQIIARYNMERLSNNLNRVVRLTNWNEPIAEGYFPKLDNILANRVWPPRPANAVLKNISREVEQITFDIEDLVRWRDRLFNAIHSGFIINTAGQQVRLTENEGINILGNLIEASILSQNPNLYGSLHNNGHNAIAYIHDPDNRFLENYGVMGDSATAMRDPVFYRWHAYIDDIFQEFKSTIPSYTVQNLGFDSVNVQSVEVTATGLPRNEFATFWQQSDTELSRGLDFLPRGSVFARFTHLQHAPFNYKIVVENNGNQRVGTVRIFLAPKFDERGLPFLFREQRKLFVELDRFSVSLKRGRNEIVRRSIESSVTIPHEVTYRNQGSNRPAANTDAAATFNFCGCGWPQNMLIAKGSVDGFQCQLFVMVSNGENDQVPNAQGDAQVCDDASSYCGVLNSRYPDARSMGYPFDRLPRDGVVTLQQFLTPNMVTQDVRIRFNNRTVAPLQNATANRPATTGNRRN